In the genome of Lentimicrobium sp. L6, the window CAATGACAAATAAAGCTTGGTTATTTTGTGTTAAAGAGGAGTTACCACGAATAATAATATTCGAAGAACCACCCATATTGGTGTTATTCTTAATTTGAACACCCGCTACTTTACCAGAAATAGAATTGATAAAGTTATCCTTAGATACTTTGTTCAAATCATCACCAGTTACTTCTTGAGTAGCGTATCCCAGAGATTTTTTCTCACGGGAAACACCTAAGGCAGTAACAACCACCTCATCTAGTTTTAAAGCACTGGCTTGCATGGCTACATCTATTGTAGTCTGACCAGTGTAAGCAATCTCTTGTGGTTCCATTCCAACGAACGAATACTGAAGAGCTGCAGCATCCTCAGGAACTTGTAAGCTATACTTACCATCCATATCGGTAACCGTTCCGATACTGGTTCCCTTCACCAATACAGATACGCCGGGAAGAGTTCCCCCATTGTCTGCATCAGTTACAGTACCAGTTACAGAAGTTTGCGCAAATACTCCTTGAACGCCTAAAAAGCCGATCAATGCGAGTAATAGAGTTAATTTTCTCATAACTTCAAAAAATTAGTTAATAATTGAATTGATTTAAAATTGATTTATTGTTTATTGCTTCCCCCATAGAAACAAATGATTTATGATTGCTAATTTACAATGAATTTGCCATTTCACAATGAATATTTAACGAAAACTTGTTGTTAATTTATTATCAATGTTGCATTTAGCGTTTTTGAATTTTAAAATATAGTGGTTTGAAAAGCTTTTATGTCCCAATATTGGTTGGAATCTTTCTAAATAGGCGCAAGAAGTACACCAATAAAAATCCAAGCTTATTTACAACCTATTCAGGACATTAGGAAAAAGGGCATGGTTTTTTAGGCTTTATTAACAATTGTCAATAATTAAAATTGACAAAAACTAACCTCACAGAAGAGTAGAACAAAATATTCTTCTTGCTTTTTGAACTTTAAATTGAAAAAAAACGTTCAAAACCGAGCATGTTTTGCTAAAAAAAAGGCATTTATCAACTAATTAATCCTCATTTATTGGCATTTCTTGCTGCATTTTTGCCTTTTTAAAGGCAGAAAATTGCCAAAATATAAATAGACAGATCAAGATAATGAGGCCCATATTTAGGAAATGAATGGGTGGATTTACAAGTAAAACAAGAAGTAAAAATATGTTTAAGCCATAGAAAATATAGTAGGCATATGTTTTAGCTAAAATCATCATGACAAGAGAAGCTATATAAATCACTATAAATAAGAGAGGGGTGTATAATTGTGACAATAAGCTTAATTCAAAACTTTTGGAGCTATAGGCTTTAAGCAAATATTCGAACTGATCTTGATGCAAGGCCAAAGATATAAAGACAATGAATATTACTGTAGATAAAACCAAAAGACTATAAAGAAGAATGCTCAACAAGAATGGAAGCTTTGTTTTTGGACTCATCAATACATGATTTTTAGAAATCGTGAGTATAATAAAATAAATAAGACTGTAAAAAGTAAACTTGGCAAAGCAGACAACTCAGTGCTGATAAAAATCAAAGGAATAATTAATAGAGCTATTTGAGCCATAGCATAAAAGTGAATCCCTGTTTTTCTCAATTTCCACATGAAATAAACCCCTATGATGGATACTAAATAGAGGAAAGCTGCTATAAGAAAATAACTTCGACCGGCTGAAGTGAGGAATTCTAATAATAGTTCTGGTTCCAAATTTGGCATCTGAATAAATTCATCACTTTCCATTATTTCTGGAATACTAGGGAATATGAAAAACACCATAAAATTGGAGAGGAAAGCCAATCCTGAGCCTATAAAACTTAAGACACAGAGAAGGGTTAAACCATCAGGTCTTTTAGCCATTTCGTTACTGGGAATATTTTTTGGGTCTATCATTGATGTATCTTTGCTGCAAAATTAATAATTTTATTAGTTTTGCCGCCTTAAAATATTATTTGCCATGGACAAAGAATTACAGCAATTAACTCAACTTCAAGAAGCTATTACGAATGATGAAGCATTATTAGTATATTTTTATAGTAATAATTGTGCACCTTGTAAGAGTTTAAGACCAAAAGTGGAAGAATTATTGACAAATGATTATCCCAAAATGCAATTATACTTTGTGAATTCGGAGCATCATCCAGATATGACCGCTGAGTTTGGAGTCTTTTCGATGCCAACCTTATTGGTCTTTTTTGATCGAAAGGAATACATTAGAAAAAGTAAATATGTATCTATTCCAGAATTAAAAGATGGTATCGATCGTTATTATCAAATGATGTTTGGATAAAAAATTGAGGTGTTCAAATAACTACTTAGTCTTTGCAAGAAAACACCAAATACTTCGTTACTCTTGCGTTGAAAACAGTCATTTACGAAAGTAAACTCCTTGGTTTTCCACACATCGCAATCCTCGTCTTTGACGTTTTTTGCTAAAGACTACAAAATGCGGGAGTTTTCTTGCCAGCATTACTTAAATTAAATCTAAAGTATTAATTATAACATCTTGTGAATTAGTTCTTTTTGTTTGCCCCAAACCCTAAAGGGAGCAAAAAGACTAATCCAAATCAATTTAATCGTTTTGAATCCCACTAATCGATGATTAACCAAATGGTTATCAAAACAATATGGTAAGTAAAAAATTCAACACCTCAATAAAAAAAAGCCTGCCCCAAAAGTATCATTGGACAAGCTTTATTATGTTTCTGGTTTAGACTAAATTTCGTCTTCTTCCCAGTTCAATATTTTAAAGAAATCGTAATTCTCTGGCTTCTCTAAATAGTAGTGTGCTGTGTCATAATCATCTTCTACCAAGTATTGTTGATTATCCTCATAAACCATTTTAAATTTTTCAGAGTAGATGTTTACAAGTCTAGGTCTGATTTTGCCTTCTTCATCTTCCACATCTTTCAAATATAGAGGATAAATATCGCCTTTATGATCAGCGGTGACCATGGCTCCAGTAATACCCAAATCAAATAGTTTCTTCACACCCATTCCTAGGTTAGCACAATAAACCAAATCGAAAGCAACAGGCTGTACACATCTGATTTCGTAACCTATTTCTACTGGTCGGCTCTTAATTTTTAATTCAATTTTCTTTAGTTCTTGCTGCAATAATACATTGAAGATATGTGCCTTACTCAAGTTCCCAAGTTCTGGGTGGCCATGTTCGTCATAGGTGAAGTTAATTCCAGATTTTTCAATCTCCTCATCACCCATACTATGGAACACCCCTTCGCTAACTATAACCACCCCATAGTTGATACCTAGAAGCTTACGTTTCAGAATAGAAGAAATAATTAAACGAATAATCTTATCCAAAGTGATGGTTGTTTTATTAAACATCTCAGGAATAATAATCATAGGATAATGACAGGCAGCCCCAATTCCAAATGCCAAGTGACCAGCCTCACGACCCATGGCACTTACAATAAACCAATTTCCACTGGTTCTGGCATCTTCATAAATGGTGGTGGCAATTCTAACCCCTTCGCTTTTTGCTGAATGATATCCAAATGTTGGAACACCTTCTGGTAAAGGTAGATCGTTATCAATGGTTTTAGGAACGTGTATGTTTTGAATTCTAATGTTTTTATCAGCAAGGTATTTGGCAATTCTATTGGCAGTAGAGGCAGTATCATCCCCCCCAATAGTTACCAAAAGTTTCACATTATGTTTGATAAATATATCAGCACGAAACTCATTGTCTTTGGGCTTATACCTACTCATTTGTATAGCCGAACCTCCTTCTTTATGAATTCTATCAGCCAAAGAGAAATCGAAATCGGTAATATTCGGGGCCTCAGCAAAAAGGGCTTTGAACCCTCCATTTAAGCCAAGTACTTTAAAACCTGCTTTTAAAAACACTTTGGCTACCGTAGCAATAACGGTGTTGATACCAGGGGCTGGACCACCACCGGCCAACAAAACAATAGATTTTTGCATTTGTATTATATTAAATTTATTATTTAAATGGTTTAATTGAAGCGCAAATTTAGGATTATTTTTGACATTCAAAAAGTGCTTATGAGCTGATTTAAAGGTGATTTATTATTTTATATAGTTTTGGGTCATTTTGCGTATTTTTGCACTCCAAAATTTGAATATGTCCAATTATAATACCAAAGAAGATAAAATAGAAAGAGCCATATTAATAGGTTTAATCACCCAAGATCAGAATGCAGAGAAAAGTCAGGAATATCTTGATGAGCTGGCCTTTTTGGTCACTACTGCTGGCGCCCTAGAAGTAAAGCGCTTTGTACAAAAGCTATCTCGTCCTGATCAGAAAACATTTGTGGGCTCAGGAAAGCTAAACGAAATTGCTGCCTATATTAAAGCTGAGAATATCGATCTAGCTGTTTTTGATGATGAATTGGGCGCCTCTCAAATCAGAAATTTAGAGAAGGTTTTGGAGATTAAAATTATGGATAGAACCAATTTAATCCTCGATATCTTTGCCCAGAGAGCTCAAACGGCTCATGCTAAAGTCCAGGTAGAATTGGCTCAATACCAATATTTACTACCTCGTTTAACTCGCATGTGGACTCACTTGGAGCGACAAAGAGGAGGGATCGGAATGAGAGGACCCGGTGAGACAGAAATTGAAACCGATAGAAGGATTATCCGCGATAGAATTTCCTTATTAAAAACGAGATTAAAAGAGATAGACAAGCAAATGTCTACCCAAAGGCAGAATAGAGGAAGCTTGGTTAGAGCTGCTTTAGTGGGTTACACTAACGTTGGAAAAAGCACTTTAATGACCCTATTGAGTAAGACCGAAGTTTTTGCCGAAAACAAGTTGTTTGCCACCCTTGATACCACAGTAAGAAAAGTGGTGGTTGACAATCTTCCTTTTTTATTATCAGATACGGTTGGATTTATCAGAAAACTCCCACACGGTTTGGTAGAAAGTTTTAAATCTACATTGGACGAGGTTAGAGAATCGGACCTATTGATTCATTTGGTAGATATTTCTCACCCTGAATTTGAAGACCAAATTAAAGTGGTCAATCAAACATTAAGCGAAATTGGAGCCGGTGATAAGCCTGTTATCATGCTTTTTAATAAAATTGATGCCTATACCTATGAGCAAAAAGAAGAAGATGATTTAACACCTGTTTCCAAAAAGAACTACGATTTAAATTATTGGAAAGAGACTTGGATGAGCAAGGAAAATATGCCCGCTTTGTTTATTTCTGCAAAAGATAAAACCAATATTCCCGAGCTTCGAGAAATGCTATATGCCGAAGTAAAACGAATTCATGCCGTTAGATATCCTTATAATAACTTTTTATACTAGAACAATATGTCGATGATTGCCATAGAGGAAATGGAATTCTACTCCTACCACGGATGCTTTAAAGAAGAAAAAGAAATTGGAACGCATTTTACTGTTGATTTCTACTTTGTGAATGATACCAGTAGAGCAGAGGCTAGTGATAATATAGAGGATACTATAAGTTATCTAGATGTTTATCAGCTAATAAAAACTGAAATGTCTATCAGCTCAGATTTACTAGAGCACGTGGGCAGAAGAATTATTAAAAAAACTTTTTCTGAATATCCTAGTATGGAATGGGCAAAGGTGAAAATTCAAAAGATGAATCCTCCATTGGGTGGGCAGATGAAGAGTGTAAGTTTTACTTTGGAAGAAACTCGTTAACTATGCGTGGTTACAATGGTTACGTCGTTGCGATGGTTGTGTAGTTTTATGATTACGTAGTAAGTTGATGACGTGCTTATTTAATTTTCGCACTAATAGTGAAATTTTATTTGACACCTGGGGATGTTTTCATTTGAGTAGAATATCCTTTCAATAAAATTAAAACTGTTAAAAGACTTGTTAAAGATCGACTGACATTAAATTTCCTTTGAGTTCTCGGTGTATTTAACTATCTTTATTTTCGAAATTGAAATTAAGGTTTTACCAAAATGCTCAAACACTATAATATACCCATATTTATTCCAGAGATGGCTTGCCCCCATCAATGTGTATTTTGTGACCAACGGAAAATTAGTGGTCAACAACATATTCCTGATATTGAAGCGGTACAAGAAAAAATTGAATCCTATTTAGAAACCATCCCTGCTAAGCGAAGTCGAGTAGAGATCGCTTTCTTTGGAGGTAGTTTTACCGGAATTCCAATTGATCTTCAAAAAGCATATTTGGAAGCCGCTGCAAAATATGTTAATGGTTCTAGAGTAGAAGGTATTCGGTTAAGCACTCGCCCCGATTATATTAATGAAGACATCCTCAAACTTCTCAAGAAGTATAAAGTAAAAACCATTGAACTTGGTGCTCAATCATTAGATGAAGAAGTATTGGCAAAAAGTGGAAGAGGCCATACTGTAGAAGATGTAGAAAGAGCCAGCAAAATGATTATTGAAGCTGGTTTTGAGCTTGGCTTGCAAATGATGATTGGTTTACCTGGCGATACTCGTGAAAAGGCATTACATACTGCCAAAAGAATTATTGAATTGGGGGCTAAGAATACTCGCATTTATCCATGCCTAGTGATTAAAGGCACTCAGCTTGAAAGCCTAATGGAAATGGGGAAATATACACCCATGCGATTGACCGAAGCCATTTTATGGGTAAAAGATTTATACTTGCTTTTTGAGGAGGCTAATATAAATGTGATTCGTATAGGATTGCATCCTTCTGAAGAACTAGATCCAAACCACTCCTTAATGGGTGGGCCTTATCATGCCTCTTTTAAGGAGTTGGTGATGACGGAAATTTGGAAAGAACATTTGTTTGAGCGAATAGAATTCAAACCTGATAAGGCCATTATCATTTATGTACCTCACGATCAGCTGAACTTTGCTATTGGTCATAAATCGGAAAATGCCCAATTATTATCCAACCATTTTTCTTCAGTGAAAATAAAAACAGATGTTAAACTCATTAAAAGAGCTTTCTATGTTGATTATTATTGATGCCCGTATACCCGAAACTGCTATTGAAAAATTAAAAGAATTTGGAGAAGTTTTTCAATTGGAATCCTTTGGTACCGTCTATCCATCCATCAGTGGACATCCCGATATTTTTATGTTTCAAATGGAAGAGCTTGTCATTATTGCACCAAATGCGCCCAAGTCTTTGATTGATGCCTTGAAACACCATAGAATCACCTTCCTTAAAGGAAAAGAAAAATTGGGAAGTAAATTCCCCGAAACTACTTATTATAATGCTGTTTCTACTCCCGAATATTTAGTTCATAAACAAGAACTTTCCACTTCTTGCATCCTCCGCCACAGCGCAAAAAAGAAATTTATCTCGGTAAATCAGGCCTATACACGTTGCAATCTTTTGGCTTTGCCCGATGGCAGCTTTATTACTTCGGATAAAGGTATTGAAAAGACATTGATTGGAGAAGGATTAGAGGTGCATTATTTTGCTCCCCAAGATGTGGTTTTAAAAGGTCAAGACCATGGGTTTTTACCAGGTGCTTGTGGTATTTATGAAAACAAAGTCTTTTTCATTGGAAGCTTAAGCCAATATGCTGAAGGAGCTCCGTTGAAAGAATTATTAGAATCTAAAGACTTATCCATTGAAGAATTATACCAAGGCCCCATGATAGATGGTGGCGGGATTTTCTTCTTGAATTCTTGATTTTATTTCTCAAACCTTAGAGCTTTTCAAATTGTGATTACACCATATTTTTAACTCTCAAATCAACACTGTCCAAAAGAAGTTCCGTATTAAAAAAGATTCTTCACTTCATTTCATTACGTTCAGAATGACAGGGTGTTATAATTTGATAGGAAGGAAGAAGGGCTTTGCTTTTGGCATTGAAAAAAGCAAAGCCCTTCTTCCTTATGAATTGCCAAAACACCTGTCATTCCGATGCGTATCGAGGAATCTTTAATAATAATTAGGACGCTAATGCTCTCAAATATGACTTTTAAATGAGAAGGTTTGTATTCAATGGAGAAAATAATCATAAAAGCAATAATCGCCGGAAATGCTTTCCGGCTAAGCAGATGACCGATGCGATGATTGATGATCGATGTTGGATGCACAAATCCGGATGACTGATGTATAATGGTTTTTCCGGATGGTATTATTGTAAGAGCTTACAGCACTTTCTTGTGTCAAGCTCAGAATGACTTTCCTCTGGAAGGAGATTGTTAAAGGCTAAGCACCAATACCAAACAACCAATAATAAAAAAACCCTCTCCAAAAAATTGAAGAGGGTATCAAAACTATTTTTCCCTAAATCACGTTATGAAAACTTTCGTATTCTTTACCCCACAAAGATGCGGCTTTTGACTCCTCCCCAGTCTGGTCATTTTCCTGATTTTTCAGTTCTATTTACTTAAGTGTTTTTCCTTATATTTGAAGCTACTTTTAAAAACGTATGCTATGTATAGAATTATTTCCCTCTTTTTAGCTATTGCTTTTGCAAGCTTCTCTTTTGCACAAGGTAATGGTCAACTCGATGAATTCTCTGATTTTTCAACTTCATATACTTATGATTTCACCACTTCCGATGGAGTGAAGCTGAGAACTGACTTGTATTTACCCATCACTTCTGACAGCTTAATGGTAGATCTTCCTTTTGGTAACTTAACCTTTCCTGTTCAGGTGATTCCAAAAGGTGTTCAGCTGATTATTTACGATTCTGTAAATAATGATATCAATCCCAATCCTTATCAATTACCTATGGTTTTTACTAGGACACCTTATAGCAAAAGCGAAGATGATGCTTTAGCTATAGTCATGAATATGTTGGGTTATGCCTATACCTTACAAGATATGCGGGGCCGTTATCAATCTGAAGGGGTATACTTTCCTATGTATTCAGATGCTTGGAAGAAAGATGCCTATCATCCCAACCAAAGCCATGTGATAGATTTTACTGAAATTTCAGATCCTCATAATTCCATCTATCACCAAGATGGTAGAGAAAGTATCATGTTTCTACAAGACAGCCTACTTTGGGATTATGATCTCAATGGCGATGGAATCACCGATATTACCGACAAAGCCTATAATGGATATATGGCCATGTTTGGCGCTTCGGCCATGGGTAATTCTCAATATCAAGCTGCTGCTGCCTATCAAAAACCGGAGGAGGGCAACGATTTAAAAGCCTTGGTTCCCATCGTTTCTACTTTGGAATATTTTAACGGTGTGGTTCAGCATAATGGAGTATTCCGACAAGCATTAATAGTAAATTGGTTACAAGGGCAAATGGAAGATGTGGCCGTAGTCAATCCAGCTGACGATGATATGCAAAACGATGTGCATTCTACTTTCGATTTTGGAAACCTAAGCCCCGATGAGATCATTGATTTATGTATTGATCAGTTCTCCACTATTCCTGATGAAAATGGCTATACTGCCATGTATCCCAATTATACTCAACGTTGCGATTTGGATGGTTCTTATGCGCCAATCAATGAAATAGGAGAATCGGATCTTAATGGTAATATAAACAGATATAAAAATATGGAAGTTCCGGCTTATCATTTAAGTGGTTGGTGGGATATTTTTGTGGATGGGCAAATAGATACCTATCAACAAATCATGGCAGAAACATCTGAGGAGACTCAAGAACTCCAAAAACTCGTTATTGGCCCGTGGACTCATGGAACTATTGGAATGGATTCCGTAGGCGATTTGCGATACCCAGAAAGCGTGTTCGATATTAACATCCTCTATGGCGATATTTCTGATAATACCGATAATATTAGGGTGGATAAAATAGTGGAAAGCGAAGTGCTTTCTTGGTTACGTCATTTAATGAACTATCAAGAAGATAATTATTTAGGTGAGCCCAAAATTGTGATACCAGAGAGTGAAGATTGGCAAACTTTTGGTCCTTATCTGATCAGGGTTCCAGCAGCGGATTATAAAATTAGATTCCCAAGCTTCGTGAACTTCGTAACAGGGCATGAAGGATTAGCAGCCATGCCAGTACAACTTCAAACTCCAGATACCACCATTACTTTTGCTATAGATATTCCCGCCGATTCGAGTATACAAACACCTAGTAGCAATCCGGTTGGTGATCCTGCTACGCCTGTAGTTGACTTTCCATCGGTTAAAAATGTAAGATTTTATGTTCCTGGTCCTATAAACGATGGAATAAACGCCAACGAAAACATTGGAAATTATTGGTATGAAAGTGATACCTTTCCTTTAGAATATGGAGTGGAAGAAATCTCCTATTATTTTCATGATACGGAACAGAGCATAGATACAGCTTATCCTTTGGATGCTGCTGGACCAACAAATTATATCCATAATCCTGACAACCCAGTTCATACTATAGGTGGAGGCAATTTAACTTTAAGAACTCCTGTTGTAAATAAAACCAATGCTGGACCCATCAATTTAGCTTGGCCCGATTATGCACCATTGACATTAAACAGACCCGATGTGATTCAGTTCTCAACAGCTCCAATCGTAGATAGCCTCTGTATTATTGGTTATCCGAAAATGAAATTATGGGCCAGTACCATGGTAGAAGGAGGAGGGCTTACAGATACCGATTTCTTTATTCGAATTGTAGATGTTTATCCGGACGGTAGAGAGTTTTATGTTTCCGAAGGTGCCGTAAACGGGAGAGCCAGAGAATACGCACGTTCTTTAGCCGAGGGAAACCCAAATGACCAAGCCCTTTATTCTAATCTAGAATCGGGACAGCTTTACGAGTTAGATTTTAAGATGATGCCCATAGCCTATACCTTTGGTCACGATCATCAAATGAAGATACTAATCAGCTCCTCCAATTATCCACGCTATCAATCCAATCCCAATTTACCGATAGAGGAAGGTGAGTTTTTCCGTCGTGATGTTTTGGAAGAAAAGACCTACGAGTTTAATGGAGTAGAGATGAGTGCCCGTAGTGCTGAGCAGTCTATCTTCTGTGGTCCATATACGCCAACACAAATTATTCTTCCCGTTTATACCGCCTATGGAGTGGGAATGGAGGAGTCTTTTGTAAAAGATTCTCAGATTCAAATTTGGCCTAATCCTACTCAAAACCTCATTAGTATTTCTAATCAAAAACATTCAACCTTCGATATCAATATTCGAAATATCAATGGTCAATTATTGAGAAGCTTTTCCAGTTCTCAGCAATTATTCCCAGTAGATATGCAATCCTTAAGCCCTGGGATTTATTTGTTTGAAATCGTGAATGGTGACGGGAGCAAGGAAGTACGAAAGGTGGTTTTTCAGCCTTAGTTTTGATGATTACTGGTTTGCATAGAGCAAAGGGCGGTATCTTTTACTTGGTTGAGCGATAAGATTTAAAAACGCCGGAAAACATTTCCGGCTGTGCAGGGGTATTTGGGGTGACTGAAATATAGATAAACGCAGGAAAGCATTTCAGGCTGAACTATGGTTTCTCAACAAGTCTTTCAAGTTGATATGCAATCTTTAAGTCCTAGGGTTTATTTATTTGAAATAGTGAATGGTGATGGGAGTGTGGAAGTTCGAAAGGTGGTTTTTCAGCCATATTTTTATTGATTACTGGTTTGCATAGAGCAAAGGATGGTCTCTTTTACTTGGTTGAGCGATAAGATTTAAAAACGCCGGAAAACATTTCCGGCTGAGCAGGCCAATGCTTTGTTGGTTTTAATAATAAATATTTCTAAATCTAGAAATCATTAATATATTTGCTCTAAAATAATATACGCTAATACTTTTATCACTATGTATTTCAAACTATCTTTCCGAATCCTTCAATATTTGAGCATGACCTTAATGTTGGTCTTATTTGTAAATACAGTCTACTCTCAAAGTTATACCGATGTGGCTGCCTATTATCTCAATCTAGAAAAAGATACCATAAAAGGCTATATTAAAATAGAAGACAACTATCGATTGGCTCAATCCTTTTCCTTCAAAAATCCAGAATCAGAAAAGGAGTATCAAATCATTAAGCCTACAGATTGTCTTGGTTTTTTTTATGATGAGAATCGAACTTTTGTTTCATATACAGATAGTTTGAATTCGGACACCCTGTTTATGGAGCTTCTGAACGAAGGCCCTATAAATCTATATGCCTACTATTTAATGAATAAAACCGTCTACTATCTCTTAAAACAAGTAGATTCAAGATATTATAGATTGGCAAAAGAAGAAGATAAAATAGTTGTAAGAGATGATAGAAACCCAGGAGATGAATATACATTTGAACAAAAAGAATATCTATATGAGGATAAAAAATATCTGGGAATTCTTAATCTAGTGATGCAGGATTGCGAAAAAATTAAAAGCAAGATTCCTAATACCAAATGGAATAAACAGTCCATGATTAAACTGGTTGATACATATAACAATTGCATTGAACCAAGTACAAACTATAAGAGTAATCTTAGAAAATCAAAACTTGGGTTTGGAATTGAAATAGGAACTTTATTACATGCCATTCCAGAATTTGGTTCATTTTATGCTGCAAGATATGAAAATAGTGAGTATAAGTCTGGTGTAGGATTAAATATTAAAGGCTATGGCAAATTCCAAGTTTTAAAAGACTTATCAATTGATTTAGGCATTGGGTATTCATATATTGATATGAATATATTCAGTATACATTCTAATAACTATCATTATGAAGATGACCATTTCAAATTTCATCATTTGGACATTCCATTGAACCTACAATATAATTTAACAAAAACTAAACTGAGCCCTTTTGTATATATTCATACAGCTTATAGTTTTATTTTAAGCAATGAGATTGAGATAAATTCTAATAGTGAAGAGCTATCGGGGACCTTCCCTATAACAAATCTAAATACAACAAAATGGGAATGGGGAGGAGGTATTGGAGCCTCTTTCGATAAGACTTATGTTATTAAACTCGAGTATACCAATACAGATTACCAAAGAGGAATTAATAAATTAATGAATAATCAAACTTTTACTGTAAAGCTTGGGTATTTGTTTTAAGTTATTGTGACCTTGCCTTAGGCAAGAGAGGCAATCTCTATCAATAAAACTTAAGCCTACTAAAAAGATTTTTCGATATTTGCAGCTCATAAAACCTAATACATGGAATATCTTTTACTAATACTTGGCATGGTGATTTTAATCTATGGCGCCCACCTTATGGTGCAAGGCGCCTCTTCCTTTGCCAAAATGTTGAAAATTCCCAATTTAATCATTGGACTTACCGTAGTGGCCTTTGGTACTTCGTTTCCAGAATTAATGATTAATGTTTTTGCCAGTTATAATGGACAAAGCGATTTGGCTGTAGGGAATGTGGTGGGTAGTAATATCATCAATGTATTATTGGTTATAGGATTAGCTGCTGTTGTGAAACCCATGAAAATTCAAAACTTCACGGTGCGCTACGAGCTTCCTTTTAGTCTTTTAGCCATGGCACTTCTTTTTGTGGTGGCCAACGATGGTTTAATTAATGGAACTGATTTTTCTGTGCTTCATCGCTCCGATGGATTGATATTCCTGGCTTTCTTCCTCATATTTATCTATTATACTTTCGTAGTTACCACCTCTTCCCACGATAATCATGAGGAGGGTCATGATGTGAAAGAAATGTCCAAATTGAAATCAGCCTTATTTATCATTATTGGAATGGTAGGCTTATATTTTGGAGGGGAATTTATTGTCAATAGCGCTACAAAATTAGCCACAGAATGGGGCTTAAGTCAGGTGGTGATAGGTATTTTAGTAGTGGCTTTGGGTACGAGTTTGCCTGAGCTCGCAACTTCAATAGTAGCTAGTTTCAAAGGAAATGCAGATATGGCCATTGGTAATATAGTCGGTTCAAATATCTTTAATGTATTTCTGGTTTTGGGGGTTAGTGCCACTATAAGTCCTATCGAGTTTAACCCAAGTATTAATTTCGATTTAATGATTGCTTTTATATCTACCCTTCTACTATTTATCTTTGTTTTTACTGGTA includes:
- a CDS encoding CocE/NonD family hydrolase yields the protein MYRIISLFLAIAFASFSFAQGNGQLDEFSDFSTSYTYDFTTSDGVKLRTDLYLPITSDSLMVDLPFGNLTFPVQVIPKGVQLIIYDSVNNDINPNPYQLPMVFTRTPYSKSEDDALAIVMNMLGYAYTLQDMRGRYQSEGVYFPMYSDAWKKDAYHPNQSHVIDFTEISDPHNSIYHQDGRESIMFLQDSLLWDYDLNGDGITDITDKAYNGYMAMFGASAMGNSQYQAAAAYQKPEEGNDLKALVPIVSTLEYFNGVVQHNGVFRQALIVNWLQGQMEDVAVVNPADDDMQNDVHSTFDFGNLSPDEIIDLCIDQFSTIPDENGYTAMYPNYTQRCDLDGSYAPINEIGESDLNGNINRYKNMEVPAYHLSGWWDIFVDGQIDTYQQIMAETSEETQELQKLVIGPWTHGTIGMDSVGDLRYPESVFDINILYGDISDNTDNIRVDKIVESEVLSWLRHLMNYQEDNYLGEPKIVIPESEDWQTFGPYLIRVPAADYKIRFPSFVNFVTGHEGLAAMPVQLQTPDTTITFAIDIPADSSIQTPSSNPVGDPATPVVDFPSVKNVRFYVPGPINDGINANENIGNYWYESDTFPLEYGVEEISYYFHDTEQSIDTAYPLDAAGPTNYIHNPDNPVHTIGGGNLTLRTPVVNKTNAGPINLAWPDYAPLTLNRPDVIQFSTAPIVDSLCIIGYPKMKLWASTMVEGGGLTDTDFFIRIVDVYPDGREFYVSEGAVNGRAREYARSLAEGNPNDQALYSNLESGQLYELDFKMMPIAYTFGHDHQMKILISSSNYPRYQSNPNLPIEEGEFFRRDVLEEKTYEFNGVEMSARSAEQSIFCGPYTPTQIILPVYTAYGVGMEESFVKDSQIQIWPNPTQNLISISNQKHSTFDINIRNINGQLLRSFSSSQQLFPVDMQSLSPGIYLFEIVNGDGSKEVRKVVFQP
- a CDS encoding outer membrane beta-barrel protein encodes the protein MYFKLSFRILQYLSMTLMLVLFVNTVYSQSYTDVAAYYLNLEKDTIKGYIKIEDNYRLAQSFSFKNPESEKEYQIIKPTDCLGFFYDENRTFVSYTDSLNSDTLFMELLNEGPINLYAYYLMNKTVYYLLKQVDSRYYRLAKEEDKIVVRDDRNPGDEYTFEQKEYLYEDKKYLGILNLVMQDCEKIKSKIPNTKWNKQSMIKLVDTYNNCIEPSTNYKSNLRKSKLGFGIEIGTLLHAIPEFGSFYAARYENSEYKSGVGLNIKGYGKFQVLKDLSIDLGIGYSYIDMNIFSIHSNNYHYEDDHFKFHHLDIPLNLQYNLTKTKLSPFVYIHTAYSFILSNEIEINSNSEELSGTFPITNLNTTKWEWGGGIGASFDKTYVIKLEYTNTDYQRGINKLMNNQTFTVKLGYLF
- a CDS encoding calcium/sodium antiporter, whose amino-acid sequence is MEYLLLILGMVILIYGAHLMVQGASSFAKMLKIPNLIIGLTVVAFGTSFPELMINVFASYNGQSDLAVGNVVGSNIINVLLVIGLAAVVKPMKIQNFTVRYELPFSLLAMALLFVVANDGLINGTDFSVLHRSDGLIFLAFFLIFIYYTFVVTTSSHDNHEEGHDVKEMSKLKSALFIIIGMVGLYFGGEFIVNSATKLATEWGLSQVVIGILVVALGTSLPELATSIVASFKGNADMAIGNIVGSNIFNVFLVLGVSATISPIEFNPSINFDLMIAFISTLLLFIFVFTGKGRKVDRVEGSIFLVLYFAYVVWLLV